ctgaactgaaagcaagagtccaatgctcaaccgactgagccaccaggcgcccccttgaGTTTGCTTTTTTTGAGTGAGTTCTCAGAGGCTTTGGAGGGACAGGTACTAAGGGTAAGGTCAATCGGATTTGCTGATGGGTTGGACgtggtgtgtgagagagagcactcTGATTCCTCCAAGTTAAACTATAAATTAGCAAATAGCGTCCGCATcagattgaaaaggaaatgaaatatttcaggCACGGGACCTGTCCAATAAATAACTATTTGCTGAAGGGAGAAACTGAGAAATCAAACAAGATGATAGAGCttcagggaggaggggagtgggggcgggTGCTTTTAATCGTGGAGGTGGTTTATGCTCTGGGAGATGACCGTACTGAGGCTCTCCCCGAAACCCCCACACTGAAATAACCAGAGTTTTGCAGCAACACAgtggaggaaggaaaacaaaacaaaacaaaaatgctggaGACAAATTTTACCTAGGGTGGGATAATCCACTCAGACACGATTCTAAGGGAAATGGGAGTGGGGAGACTGGGGGCCAGACTTTGGGGGGTTAGCCGAGGCCGGATGGGGCAAGACACGTAAAATCTGCAACACGCCGTCTGCACGATCGCGCTCAAAACTCTTGTCCCTCGTGTACTTGGACACACGTGACAGTGGCCACAGTGTTGCGTGAGTGGGAACGTACACACGGGCTGATGACACAGACCAGTGTGCCCAGAAAAGACCCAAGAAAGATGGAAATTAGCGCAGGCGGGAGAGGActgacccctacctcacaccacgcTCCGATAATAAAACTCCCAAAAGCCAAAGAGCTAAAAGTGAGAAAGCAAGATTTAAAATTATGGGAAGAAGACCCGGGAGACTGTAATTTATGGCCTTGGGTGGGAGAGGAGTCCCGACCGAGGTACATCATAAAGGAAGAACACGGATGCATTCTGATGCCGTCGTATGAGACCACAAACGCTGAAAAGTAGGGGATGCCTGCTGCCAGGGGGCTGTGATGCGCGTGAGGAAGGATTCACACGGGAGGGTACTTTGGGGTCTGTGTGCAGATCCGACTTACAAACAAGAGAGTGTCTGCTTCCTTTGGTTGCTCCAGACCACCCGGCAAAGCCAAGCAGCCCCGTGAGGCAGCTCATTGCCGGGCACAGGGAGCCAACGTGAAGGAGGTATGCGGAGGACAGCGCGAGGACCCTCGTCAGGACAGCCCCTCTGAAGCTGCCATAGATGCCCCGGCCAATGAGGATCACACCAGATATCTTTGGGACAGGAGTCAGACAGGGAAAAACAGTCTGTCAGTTGTATACAAATGGAGCTctcccaggggaggggagaagagcaaAGGCGGATAAAGTcagcaaaaacattaaaaaatgataatacccGTGTACCCAGAgttagcgaggatgtggagagatcaGCTCATATATGGTTGCCAGGCAAcagacttttgtgtgtgtgtgtgtgtgtgtgtgtgtgtgtgtgtgcgggtggACCCTTCGCAGttcatgtttaaaatgttaaaggttttggggcgcctgggtggctcagtcattaagcggccgacttcggctcaggtcatgatctcacggtccgtgagttcgagccccgcgtcgggctctgggctgacggctcagagcctggagcctgtttcagattctgtgtctccctctctctgcccctcccctgttcatgctctgtctctctctgtctcaaaaataaataaacatttaaaaataaaaaataaaaggggtgcctgggtggctcagtcagttaagcatccgacttccgctcaggtcatgatctctcagctcgtgagttcgagccccgagtcaggctctgtgctgacggcccagagcctggagcctgcttcggattctgtgtctcgttctctctctgcccctcccccacttgtgctctgtctctctctctctcaaacataaataaatgtaataaaaaaaatttttttaaatgcttctttatcttgagagagagtatgtgctcacgagtgggggaggggcagagagagagggagagaaagaggccCAAGCAGCCCCCGGGCGGTGAGTGCAGAGCCCCCTGCGGGGCTCCATgaggagcttgatcccatgaaccatgagatcatgacccaagctgaaatcaagagttggatgcttaaccgactgagccacccaggcgccgcacgtggagcctgctttaaaaaagaaatgtattggggcgcctgggtggcgcagtcggttaagcgtccgacttcagccaggtcacgatctcgcggtctgtgagttcgagccccgcgtcaggctctgggctgatggctcggagcccggagcctgtttccgattctgtgtctccctctctctctgcccctcccccgttcatgctctgtctctctctgtcccaaaaataaataaaaaacgttgaaaaaaaattaaaaaaaaaaaaagaaatgtacttaaaaaaaaaagggaagaaatgtacTTGTCTCATTTAACTCCCGTGAAAATGTTACTTCACAGGTAACAAGATGAAGAGTGGTCTTTaatatccttctttttttcctggcagTCTTTCCTTAGTGCGATTCTGCTACCAAAACAATTGCTTCTTTAATGAGGTACATTCTGGGTCACTttcatagtaagaaaaaaaaggctttttcgAAAAATTTAAAGGACCGGGCAAATACCCCCTCCCTTTTGCCCTTCCCAAACAACTTAATTTTCTGCAAGATTTGACTTAGAGCCGAGCTCCTCCACGGCCAAcccggcccccctcccccatcacacgCCTCTGTGCTTGATTTCACCAACTCTGGGTCCATGGAGCCTACACCCGTTCGCAACATGTCCTGCTCCTCGTCCGTCTGCCCTACATCCCTCCTGCTTCCCCGGAGACCACCGATCCGGATGCCGGTGAAATTTGGATCAACTTATTTCTGTCTTTGAGGGAGACAGCTATGGAGGAAGGGCTGCAAAGCCCCAGGGTCTGGGTGGTGACATACTTACCGCCGTGAAGCCATTGAAGAAAGATAACAGTCTCTTCCAGGAAGAGTAGGGAGTGTGCATTTCAGTGTCAGCCAGACTGGGGTGCTCCGGAGGTTGAAGTCAGCATCTCTCCTAAACCCCTGGGCTACGGTTTCCCCAGATGGTATAGGGCCGGGGTCAGGGGCACCCAGGCTGGTTGGCTGTGGCCCCCTCCCACCGCTCTCCTGGCAGCCTGATCGTCTGCCAGGGAGGGGGCCCCAGCAGTTACCTCTCCTCCATCATAAGCTTTTATCACATCGCAACTGGATGCTGGAGCAAAGGCTCCCAGTGCCAGGGAAGCAGATGCCCCGAAATGCCCCTGCGGGCTCCTCGTTCTCCACCAGGGGTGGAGAAAAGGCACGATGTGCTGCCCTGGTACCCCCTAGGTGCCACCTGGGCCCCGTAGGTATAGTGCTCAGCACtgaccactcttttttttttttttttttttttaattttttttcaatgttttttatttatttttgggacagagagagacagagcatgaacggggaaggggcagagagagggagacacacagaattggaaacaggctccaggctccgagccatcagcccagagcctgacgcggggctcgaactcacagaccgcgagatcgtgacctggctgaagtcggacgcttaaccgactgcgccacccaggcgccccagcactgaCCACTCTTATGGTTAATAACCCCGCTACGCTGGGGGCTCCAAGTGGGTGGGGTCCTGGGCTGTCCTAGTCACGGTTGCGTTCCCAaagcctggtacacagtaggtgctcaagaaactgatgtggaataaatgaatgagtgaatgaagctCCATGAAGCAGCGTCTAGTTACAAGCCATCCGGTCCCCTAAGCCTCTGCCTACACATCAGCTCACTGAACTCATTCCTCTCACGGGGCTCAGAGGCCAAGGTaactgcccaaagccacacaggaaGCAAGGTCAGTCAAGGCTGGGCTTTGAAGCTCCAAGAGGGACATGAACGTGGCAACCTCTGACACCCCTCCACCCTGCCAACTCCGGCCCCACTTCCGCATTTCGGCCCAAACCTGTCCTTTCTCCCTCGGGAGGCTGCTCAACCATAGCAGGCGAAGCAGGTTGCCTCGAGCCCTGTGCCACTGATCACTGGGCCTTTCTTGACGATGACAGACCCACAGCAGGCATTTCAGAGCAAAAATTATGCACTTGGCATTGAGGGCTGCCCCCCAACTCCTGCAGCCCTTAGCCCACATtgtctccctgccccccgcccagGTCCGTGCTACTCCACTCATGTGCCCTCTTTATCCAGCCCTGGGTTGGAGGGTGTGTGTGAGCAGGTCCTTGGAGGGCTCAGGACTTTCAGAATCTTCTGTGACCGCCCCCGCCCCTACAAAGGGCTCAGCTCAAAGGGAGAAAatactttacatttaaataacaaatgtttGTCAAACTGTCTGCTCTTTGGAATATGTGGAACTAAAGATGTTCATGTAGGAGTCACTGCCTCCTCCCTGGACTACAAGCCACATTCACGGCTAGGAGTGTGTCCTTCCATGACTTTCTCTAAAAGGTCATTTGAAATAAGGAGCCTAAGAGCCAGGGGCTGAGGGCCCGAAAGCAGGGACGCAAAGGAGGGCGAGAAAAATGGAGATGCGAGGGAGCATGGGGAAATGCAGGGATGCACATGAGGGGGTGAAAATGTGGGCAAAAGTGGGCAGGAAAGTGTTGGCgcaaaggaggaagggagaggggtggCGCAGAGGGCAGGAAAATGGAACACAAGTAAGGGCAGGGAGGACGGGAGGCAGAGTGGAGGCCGAAGGAGGGCATGCCAGGCGGTGGCTGGAGGAAAAGTGGGACCCTAGGCCTGGCGGGTGAGGGACCTCCTCCGAAGCCCCGCCCCAGaggcagtcccccccccccccaagtccccgccccgccccggcgtCCCTGCAAGGACCAGGCTCCGGTCTCGGCCTCTCGCGCCCCCTGGCGGTCATCAGCGGAAGCGCGGCCCTACACGGGTCCCCCACGCTAGTCTCCCAGCCGGCCGCGGTCCCCCAGAGCCACCGCTCTGTCCGCCAGTGGGAGGAAATGGCGCGTGTCTGTGACGCACCCTCCAAGCCCCCCTAACCCACACCAACTGAACTGACGCGAAGAGACAGAATTGTGCAGGCATCCGGCGAATTACAAAGGTCAGAcatttggcaaaaacaaaaacaaaaaggcaaaaaagaaaaaaaaaatcgtacaGGAAATTAGTGCAATCTGTCAGTAATAGTTCAGAGGTTCTAGAAAACACTGAAAAGCTGCTCTTGAAGGGGAGCTGCAGAGCCACTAGGAAGACATTTAAATATTACTGTAGAAATAGCAGAGTTACTCCAATTTGGTTAATCACAGAGCTTAGGGTGTGTTAAGATAGTCATAGTtcatttctctcctgctttgtctccttctttttctcctttaatgtttgtttttgagagagagagagagagagagatcggaagtgaggggccgagagagagggagacagaggatccaaagcaggctccgagctgagagcagaaagccccgtgtggggctcgaactcacaaaccgtgagatcatgacctgagctgacaggCGCCCCAACAAGGGGGCATCTTATGGCTTCCGTTGTTTTAATAACCatcattggggggtgggggtaacaAATCAGAAACGActatccaataaaaaaaaagtctggaggggcgcctgggtggctggtcagttgagtgtccgacttcggctcaggtcatgatctcacggtctgtgggttcaagccccgcgtcgggctctgtgctgacagctcagagcctggagcctgtttcagattctgtgtctccctctctctgtgaccctcccccattcatgctctgtctctctctgtctcaaaaataaataaacgttaaaaaaaaattaaaaaaaaaaaaaagtctggagtGCAGGACAGAAAGGGAAAGGGTTTCTCTTGAGGTCTTTCTCCCTGGCTTGCACATGGGCATCTTCTCCAAgcgtcttcacatggtcttccctctgggAGTATCTGTCACTTAATCTTCTTCCTCGAAGGACACCAGGCCCATCGGCTCAGGGCCCATCCAGAGAGACATCATTTCTCCTTCAATATCCGTCCATCGCTTGTAACAAGTTGATCCCAGTGATGCAAGATGCTGATAATGGGACAACCCACTTGGCGGGGAGAGGACATATATGGTGACCCTCTGCATTTTACATCCAATTTTTCTGCaagcctaaaattaaaaaaataaataaattctattaattaaaaagaagaaaactctggTAGCGgtatctattttttgttgttgttgttccacaTTTAcactatttaatatttatttttaaagtctttttttaaaagaggaaatagacgggcgcctgggtggctcagtcggttaagtgtccggcttcggcttcggctcaggtcatggatctcacggtttgtgggttcgagccctacgttggcctctgtgctgacagctcagagcctggagcctgcttccgattctgtctccctctctctctctgaccgtctcCTGCTCgtactttgtgtctctctctcaaaaataaataaacattaaaaaaaaaaagaaagaacatggaaaTCTCTGCTATTTATTCactggtgggggaggcagggttgttttgaaagaaatgaaataataaatccccaatttacagatggataaactgaggcatgaaaattaaaacatctggggggcgcctgggtggcttagtcggttaagcatccgacttcagctcaggtcacgatctcacggtccgtgagttcgagccccgcgtcgggctctgggctgatggctcggagcctggagcctgcttccgattctgtgtctccctctctctctgcccctcccccgttcatgttctgtctctctctgtctcaaaaataaacgttaaaaaaaaaaaaaaattaaaaaaaaaaaaaaaagaaaattaaaacatctgGCCCATGTCACAGATAGAAAGTGGTGAAAGTCAGAATTTGACCCCAGGGTtgcagtcttttttatttttaatttttttcttaatgttgatttatttttgagagcgtgagcaggggtggggcagagagagagagggagacgcagaatccaaaacaggctccaggctccgagctgtcagcacagagcccgacgcggggctggaacccaagaaccgcgagatcatgacctgaactgaagttggacgctccaccgactgagccacccacgcgccccccaGGGTCGCAGTCGCCACATAGATGTTTTGGTGGTTTCAGGGCGCCCGTCCTGCCTTTTGCCCCTGAGGACAGACATACAGTCTTTCCTGTGTTAAAATACGGAATCCATCAGAGCCTCGGAGGTTCAATGGTGTGGAAAAACTATCTATCTCAGCAGCACTGCAGGGAGGACACAGCGGATTCCAAAGCTGTGCATTCAGAACAATCCCAACTTTTGACAAAGGCGAGCAGATACCCGTTCTGTAGAGAAAAACGACCAGAATGAAGGCCACAAAATCGCCAGCGTCGGTGAGCTTTTGAACGACCTTCTTTGTTCTTATGTCGTTTTTCTCTGGAAATGTCCCCCAGTGGTCTGTAAGGAGCATGTCTTCCTTAGGCACGCGGGGGAAaagatgtttttaagaaaacGAAGGGAAGTTGCGATCGTAAAAGGGGACCCCGGGAGGGGCTGAAGGACAGGGGTCCAGGCAGCAACGACAGGTGCTGTCTGGGAGCAGGACCTCTGCATTCTTGGACGAGTTCTCTCGCCGTCTCCGGGGACATCTCCTCGCTGACTCTGGTGTCCATGTTGGAAACCGCGACCTCCTCTGTGACCAcgggagtgagagagaatttgCAGAGACAAAAACCGGCCTGGCCCCAGACTCAGCCGTGATCTCAGGGGTCAGGGAAAACAGTCCCACCCAGCCCCGCAATTTCCTCCGCAGGCTGCACGCGGACCGTTTTCTGTTGTTCTCTCTTAACAGATCTGAAAGAGTTGGCGTGTCCGTTTCTTGGAGCCCCCGCATTTTGCTTGACAATCCAGAGGGACCGTGGGGGGAAGCCTCGTGTTCCAGGCCACGCTGCTGAGATCCGAGGGCTGTCTTCTGAGTCCAAAGTCAGGCCTTCTCTGTGTTCGGTGGCAACTGCCCATTCGCTCATTCATCCTACTTTTGGAATGCGAGCATCCATTGAGCGCCTAGTGTATGCCAACCGTTGTACCAAAACAAACCAGGCGCCGTCCCTGCCTTCACGAACTCAGATACTAGAGGGACCCAGGTGTGTAAACAGATGATTACGATACCGGGCCAGCAGGGATCTGACACGGCAGCCTGGTCCCCCAGCTTGAACCCTCATTCCTTGGGCCAGGAAGTGCTCACGCCTCCATGAGCCAAAGGGGACTCTGCCCCCGCGGTCGTCCCATTTGGAAGTCTGGCCTTATCTCCGCACTGCGGTCTCCTCCTCTCGGGCCTGG
This DNA window, taken from Neofelis nebulosa isolate mNeoNeb1 chromosome 4, mNeoNeb1.pri, whole genome shotgun sequence, encodes the following:
- the TSPAN16 gene encoding LOW QUALITY PROTEIN: tetraspanin-16 (The sequence of the model RefSeq protein was modified relative to this genomic sequence to represent the inferred CDS: inserted 2 bases in 1 codon); amino-acid sequence: MHTPYSSWKRLLSFFNGFTAISGVILIGRGIYGSFRGAVLTRVLALSSAYLLHVGSLCPAMSCLTGLLGFAGWSGATKGSRHSLVCKSDLHTDPKVPSQTSPSRAPCAAVCPSLPCFVSEVQEVALEHVSATLRKNLXNYSEPDDYSAEWNLVTGTLKCCGARNYTGFSGSSFEMTAGPSDPRGCSPQG